A window from Alkalicoccobacillus plakortidis encodes these proteins:
- a CDS encoding HesB/IscA family protein: MITLTDAAVGHIKEMMKAEEDDTLMLRVGVKGGGCSGLSYGMGFDNEQSPQDTKVEINGLSVLVDEESAPVIKGLVIDYKQNLMGGGFTIDNPNAIASCGCGTSFRTATNAGAPGDC, translated from the coding sequence ATGATTACATTAACAGATGCAGCGGTTGGCCATATAAAAGAAATGATGAAAGCTGAAGAAGATGACACACTTATGCTTCGAGTTGGAGTAAAAGGTGGCGGATGTAGCGGTCTTTCTTACGGCATGGGTTTTGATAACGAACAGTCACCCCAAGATACGAAGGTAGAAATTAATGGATTATCCGTACTAGTTGATGAGGAAAGTGCTCCAGTCATTAAAGGATTAGTTATAGATTATAAGCAGAATTTGATGGGCGGAGGATTTACGATTGATAATCCAAATGCCATTGCTTCGTGTGGGTGCGGTACGTCTTTCCGTACAGCTACTAACGCAGGAGCGCCAGGTGATTGCTAA
- a CDS encoding PTS sugar transporter subunit IIA: MTNSILKQDNIVVNAQAKTKKEAIEEAGTLLSERGYVTAEYVAKMHEREELTSTFMGNMLAIPHGTEEAKGEVKESGISILLYNDAIDWDGNDVRLVIGIAGKGNEHLEILSKIAIACSEEENVEKLLTSKTSDEVLAFFSEVNE; this comes from the coding sequence ATGACAAATTCTATTCTGAAACAAGACAATATTGTAGTAAATGCACAAGCTAAAACAAAAAAAGAAGCCATTGAAGAGGCAGGAACACTTCTGTCTGAGCGTGGATACGTGACGGCTGAATATGTAGCAAAAATGCACGAACGTGAAGAATTAACATCTACATTTATGGGGAATATGCTTGCGATTCCTCATGGTACAGAGGAAGCAAAAGGGGAAGTGAAGGAATCAGGAATCTCCATTCTTCTTTATAACGACGCAATTGATTGGGATGGAAATGATGTCCGTCTTGTTATTGGCATTGCAGGAAAAGGAAACGAACATTTAGAGATCCTATCAAAAATCGCGATTGCTTGCTCCGAGGAAGAAAATGTTGAGAAGTTATTAACATCTAAAACATCTGATGAAGTGCTTGCATTTTTCTCAGAGGTGAATGAATAA
- the mqnE gene encoding aminofutalosine synthase MqnE yields the protein MSILLTDTKLEGIKEKVLHGERLTIEDGLYLYETPDLLGVAQLANQVNLKKNGDNVYFIQNMYINPTNVCEASCSFCGFKRKPGQEGAYTMDSEALLNYVGERWNDNIREFHIVGGHNVEVGFEYYLDTIRTLKKHYPSATVKAYTGAEIEFFSRISGLSMKGVLEELIKAGLDTLPGGGAEILTENYRAKMSPDKASTDQWLEAHEIAHSLGLRTHATMLYGSIESKEERLIHMDRVRQLQDRTNGFMVFIPLAMQPRSVNANLKRRTSAFDDMRTLAISRLMLDNFDHIKAYWINIGVQLTQMALTFGSSDIHGTLIEERISHSVGALTSSGITRDELIHLIKSANKTPIERDTFYNVIKTY from the coding sequence ATGAGCATATTGTTAACTGATACAAAGCTTGAAGGTATCAAAGAAAAGGTTCTTCACGGAGAACGATTAACGATTGAAGATGGACTATATTTATATGAAACACCTGATCTACTTGGTGTTGCACAACTTGCAAATCAAGTAAATCTTAAGAAAAACGGAGATAATGTCTATTTCATTCAGAATATGTACATTAATCCAACCAACGTATGTGAAGCTTCATGTAGTTTCTGTGGATTTAAGCGCAAGCCAGGCCAGGAAGGCGCTTATACAATGGATTCAGAAGCTCTACTTAACTATGTTGGCGAACGTTGGAATGACAATATCCGTGAGTTTCATATTGTTGGAGGGCACAACGTTGAGGTAGGTTTTGAATACTATCTTGATACGATCCGTACACTTAAGAAACACTACCCTAGTGCAACTGTTAAAGCATATACAGGTGCTGAAATTGAGTTCTTTTCACGTATTTCTGGCCTAAGTATGAAGGGTGTATTAGAAGAACTTATCAAAGCTGGTCTTGACACGCTCCCTGGTGGTGGAGCTGAGATTCTAACTGAAAACTACCGTGCAAAAATGAGTCCTGATAAAGCATCAACAGACCAATGGCTTGAGGCACATGAAATTGCTCATTCTCTTGGTTTGCGTACTCATGCAACGATGTTATATGGTTCAATCGAATCTAAAGAAGAACGTTTGATTCATATGGATCGTGTACGTCAGCTTCAGGATCGTACAAATGGCTTTATGGTTTTCATCCCACTAGCTATGCAACCGCGTAGTGTAAATGCAAACCTTAAACGTAGAACATCAGCTTTTGATGATATGCGTACATTAGCGATTAGTCGTTTGATGTTAGATAACTTTGACCATATTAAGGCATATTGGATTAATATCGGTGTTCAACTAACACAGATGGCTCTTACATTTGGATCGAGTGATATTCACGGTACCTTAATTGAAGAGCGTATTTCCCATTCAGTTGGAGCACTTACATCTTCAGGTATTACCCGCGATGAGCTCATTCACTTAATTAAGAGTGCGAATAAGACACCGATTGAGCGCGATACGTTCTATAATGTAATTAAAACGTACTAA
- a CDS encoding BglG family transcription antiterminator, which translates to MYIPARERQLLKLLLNEQNQLDLRELASSLDVSTRTIQRDLKGLSGVMSDYDLTLHKDLTKGYQILGAQEDLIQLKNDLASLEPSEYTPEERQLLLLVALLEKQEPVKLFSLAEELNVTVATVSHDLTKVEEWLSSYHLTLIRRRGYGVEVAGSETNIRRSLSRLITENISESNFYHSVGDYSSDQSETESISERLLDIVDAKKIQRVQEAVEDLRTHSNGQMADSSYIGLIVHLALAIERIQQGEKVQMDEEQLSELQQETVYELAKTLAISLENIFSISIPEEEIGYIVMHLRGAKIQKEYNLFNNEEYTELSYYADRLIKQMENNLELSFDDHSLYPGLISHLEPALYRMNHGMKIHNPLLERIKQNYASLYKRVKEVTEKVFDPLIVPEEEIGFLVMHFGSAIERQNQKNPLKAMVICSSGIGSSKLLASRLEKEFPEIEQIDNVSLFDFNKHEARYYDLIISTVPLTQSEQYFLVKPFLSKEETEQIRQHIKSVKKKRPIVSRPVANEQKMVGANIPETFFEQLSLLSQDVALIIDSFSLKKGKVMDEALAHVCTELEEAGCVTDAVPVFEALLQRERLGGLGIPDTNLALFHTRTEQVLKPVFTMLRLDVEESLASMGDKPVIVNRVILMLAPIDANQNLLDLLSSLSVMLISSDEHTRIMETGTEAEIKKLISQHCFEYIQKLVQKGVHKL; encoded by the coding sequence ATGTATATTCCAGCTAGAGAAAGACAGCTGTTAAAACTTCTACTTAATGAGCAGAATCAATTAGATTTACGTGAATTAGCCTCTTCTCTTGATGTTAGTACTAGAACAATTCAACGAGATCTAAAAGGCTTGAGTGGGGTCATGTCAGACTATGACCTCACTTTACATAAAGATTTGACGAAGGGATATCAGATTCTTGGAGCACAAGAGGATCTTATTCAATTAAAGAATGATTTAGCTTCGTTGGAGCCAAGTGAATATACTCCTGAAGAACGACAGTTGCTTTTACTTGTAGCCTTGCTTGAAAAGCAGGAGCCAGTAAAGCTTTTTTCTCTTGCAGAAGAATTAAATGTAACAGTTGCAACAGTCAGCCATGATTTGACAAAAGTCGAAGAGTGGCTATCTTCATATCACCTAACTCTCATAAGGCGTCGCGGGTATGGAGTTGAGGTAGCAGGCTCTGAAACAAATATCAGACGTAGTTTAAGCCGTTTAATCACTGAGAATATTAGTGAGAGTAATTTTTATCACTCAGTAGGAGACTACTCTTCTGATCAATCAGAAACTGAATCAATCTCAGAGCGTTTACTTGATATTGTAGACGCAAAAAAAATCCAACGTGTTCAAGAAGCGGTTGAGGATCTTCGGACACATTCTAATGGGCAAATGGCCGACTCCTCTTATATTGGGCTTATTGTTCATTTAGCATTGGCGATTGAACGAATTCAGCAGGGTGAGAAAGTGCAAATGGATGAAGAACAATTATCCGAATTGCAACAGGAAACAGTGTATGAGTTAGCCAAAACATTAGCGATTTCTTTAGAAAATATTTTCTCTATCTCCATTCCTGAAGAAGAGATTGGCTACATTGTTATGCATCTTCGAGGAGCAAAGATTCAAAAGGAGTACAATTTATTTAATAATGAAGAGTACACTGAACTCTCTTATTATGCAGATCGTCTTATTAAACAAATGGAAAACAATCTGGAGCTTAGTTTTGACGATCATTCTCTATATCCGGGGCTGATTTCACATCTTGAGCCGGCGCTTTACAGAATGAATCATGGGATGAAAATTCATAATCCTTTACTTGAAAGAATTAAGCAAAACTACGCCAGTTTATATAAACGAGTTAAAGAAGTAACGGAGAAAGTGTTTGATCCACTAATTGTCCCTGAGGAAGAGATTGGGTTTTTAGTGATGCATTTTGGTTCTGCTATTGAACGACAAAATCAAAAAAATCCTTTGAAGGCTATGGTTATCTGCTCAAGTGGGATCGGCTCATCAAAACTCTTAGCAAGTCGACTTGAGAAAGAGTTCCCAGAAATTGAACAGATCGACAATGTTTCGTTATTTGATTTTAATAAACACGAAGCCAGGTACTACGATCTCATTATCTCAACTGTACCCTTAACTCAAAGTGAGCAATATTTTTTAGTGAAACCATTTTTATCAAAAGAAGAAACGGAACAAATAAGGCAGCATATTAAATCAGTAAAGAAAAAGCGTCCAATTGTAAGTCGACCTGTAGCAAATGAGCAAAAAATGGTTGGAGCTAATATACCTGAAACGTTTTTTGAACAGTTATCACTGCTTAGCCAGGATGTTGCGTTAATAATAGATTCATTTTCCCTAAAAAAGGGTAAAGTAATGGACGAGGCTCTTGCTCATGTTTGTACAGAACTTGAAGAAGCAGGTTGTGTAACGGATGCAGTTCCTGTTTTTGAAGCCCTACTACAACGAGAACGTTTAGGTGGACTTGGAATACCTGATACAAATCTGGCTTTATTTCATACTAGAACAGAGCAAGTATTAAAACCGGTCTTTACAATGCTTCGACTTGATGTGGAAGAATCTCTTGCCTCGATGGGTGATAAGCCCGTCATTGTAAATAGGGTCATTTTAATGTTGGCACCAATTGATGCCAACCAGAACCTGCTTGATTTGCTAAGTAGCTTAAGTGTGATGCTCATCTCAAGTGATGAACATACACGCATCATGGAAACTGGCACAGAGGCAGAGATTAAGAAACTAATTAGTCAGCATTGTTTTGAATATATTCAAAAGCTAGTACAAAAAGGAGTGCACAAATTATGA
- a CDS encoding YuzB family protein translates to MRPIIEFCFSNLASESQGAMEQLEKDPNLDIIDYGCLSHCGECSMGPYALVNGELVSGNTADELVANIYVFLEENPMF, encoded by the coding sequence ATGAGACCAATTATTGAGTTTTGTTTCAGTAATCTTGCGAGTGAATCTCAAGGTGCAATGGAACAACTCGAAAAAGATCCGAATTTGGATATTATAGATTATGGATGTTTAAGCCACTGTGGAGAATGTTCGATGGGCCCGTATGCACTTGTGAACGGTGAACTTGTCTCAGGTAATACAGCCGATGAACTAGTGGCGAATATATATGTTTTTCTTGAGGAAAATCCAATGTTTTAA
- a CDS encoding NAD(P)/FAD-dependent oxidoreductase codes for MNKPHIVILGAGYGGMITATRLQKKMGDNEAKITLVNKHDYHYQTTWLHEPAAGTMLPEKTRMPIKSVVDFRKINFVQDEVVEIKTEEKKVLLKDGELDYDYLVVGLGAEAETFGVPGVKEHAYSKWTVNGARQIKDHIENCFAKYNNQVEKEEGLLTFAVAGAGFTGIEFIGELSERVPQLCKQYDIAREKVKLYVVEAAPTALPGFDPELVEYAMNLLESRGVEFKINTPIKEVTDSGVVVGEGEEIKASTVVWATGVRGSSIIERSGFDNMRGRIKVEPELRAPGHDNIFIIGDCALIINEEINRPYPPTAQIAMQMAEICASNLNALINGGELKTFKPDIKGTVASLGGKEAIGAVGSRKLYGGTANFMKKMIDNRYLLLLGGVGLVLKKGKKPF; via the coding sequence GTGAATAAGCCGCATATTGTCATTCTTGGCGCAGGTTATGGTGGAATGATCACAGCAACGAGGCTTCAGAAAAAAATGGGAGATAATGAAGCAAAAATCACGCTTGTAAATAAGCATGATTACCATTATCAAACAACATGGTTACATGAACCCGCAGCAGGAACGATGCTACCTGAAAAAACAAGAATGCCAATCAAAAGCGTAGTAGATTTTCGTAAAATCAATTTTGTTCAGGATGAAGTTGTTGAAATTAAAACAGAAGAAAAAAAAGTTCTACTAAAAGACGGAGAGCTTGACTACGATTATTTAGTTGTTGGACTTGGAGCAGAAGCTGAAACCTTTGGAGTACCAGGTGTAAAAGAACATGCGTACAGCAAATGGACAGTGAATGGTGCACGTCAAATTAAAGATCACATTGAAAACTGTTTTGCGAAATACAATAATCAAGTAGAAAAAGAAGAAGGATTACTTACCTTTGCTGTAGCAGGAGCAGGATTTACAGGAATTGAATTTATCGGTGAGTTGTCTGAGCGCGTTCCACAGTTATGCAAACAGTATGATATTGCTCGTGAAAAAGTGAAACTATACGTAGTAGAAGCAGCCCCTACCGCACTACCTGGATTTGATCCAGAACTAGTAGAGTATGCAATGAATCTACTAGAAAGCCGTGGCGTTGAATTTAAAATCAACACGCCAATCAAAGAAGTAACAGATTCTGGAGTTGTAGTAGGAGAAGGCGAAGAAATAAAAGCTTCAACTGTAGTATGGGCGACAGGTGTTCGTGGAAGCTCCATCATTGAACGCTCAGGATTCGATAACATGCGTGGACGAATCAAAGTCGAACCAGAACTTCGTGCCCCAGGACATGACAATATCTTCATCATCGGAGACTGTGCCCTGATCATTAACGAAGAAATTAACCGACCATACCCACCAACAGCACAAATTGCCATGCAGATGGCTGAAATCTGTGCCAGCAATTTGAACGCCTTAATAAACGGCGGAGAACTAAAAACCTTTAAACCAGATATCAAAGGAACAGTTGCCTCACTTGGAGGTAAAGAAGCCATTGGAGCTGTAGGATCACGAAAACTATACGGCGGAACAGCAAACTTCATGAAAAAAATGATTGATAACCGCTACCTTCTTCTTTTAGGTGGAGTAGGCCTCGTATTGAAAAAAGGGAAGAAACCATTTTAA
- the dapF gene encoding diaminopimelate epimerase produces the protein MKFTKMHGLGNSYIYVDLFKETLEEHDLPRLAVKVSDKNNGIGSDGMILIGPSDTAEISMRVFNNDGSEAMNCGNGLRCVAKFAYENGYVNQTVFNIQTKGGLVEATVHPNEQNKVPTVTVNMGAPRLSRSAIPMIGSAVDQVVNESFDLGEQEVRLTAVSMGNPHAVIFTEDIQSVPLMQVGPTLEKHERFPEWVNVEYVQIVKEDELHFRVWERGTGITQACGTGACAAVVASILNGYSQRDNEVTVHLLGGDLLITWLENGDVLMNGAAETICEGEWLL, from the coding sequence ATGAAATTCACAAAAATGCATGGTTTAGGTAATAGTTATATTTATGTAGATTTATTTAAGGAAACGCTGGAAGAGCATGATCTACCTAGGTTAGCTGTAAAAGTATCTGATAAAAATAACGGAATTGGTTCAGATGGAATGATTTTGATTGGTCCATCCGATACAGCAGAAATTAGCATGCGTGTTTTTAACAATGATGGTTCTGAAGCAATGAACTGTGGAAATGGTTTGCGCTGTGTGGCTAAATTTGCATATGAGAATGGATATGTAAATCAAACGGTTTTTAACATCCAAACAAAAGGCGGGTTAGTGGAGGCCACTGTTCATCCAAATGAACAAAATAAAGTTCCAACCGTTACGGTAAATATGGGTGCGCCAAGACTGAGTAGATCCGCAATCCCAATGATTGGTTCTGCAGTGGATCAGGTTGTGAATGAATCATTTGATCTTGGAGAGCAGGAAGTTCGTCTAACAGCCGTTTCGATGGGAAATCCACATGCGGTTATTTTTACCGAGGATATTCAATCTGTTCCTCTTATGCAGGTTGGACCAACACTTGAGAAACACGAACGTTTTCCTGAATGGGTAAATGTTGAATATGTACAAATTGTAAAAGAGGATGAACTACATTTTCGCGTCTGGGAACGCGGAACGGGAATTACGCAGGCGTGTGGAACGGGTGCCTGTGCAGCTGTTGTTGCATCTATATTAAACGGCTATTCACAAAGAGATAATGAAGTAACAGTACATTTATTAGGAGGAGATCTTTTGATAACTTGGTTAGAAAACGGAGATGTTCTGATGAATGGTGCGGCTGAAACGATTTGTGAAGGTGAATGGCTTTTATAA
- a CDS encoding PTS mannitol-specific transporter subunit IIBC yields the protein MMAEKTSIRSKIQKFGSNLSSMIMPNIGAFIAWGIITAIFAGVTAYYGEGSSPAESVSFLEAMVSPMITYLLPLLIAFTGGRILHDFRGGVVGATATMGVIAATDVPMFIGAMIMGPLGGYLIKKVDQKLDGKVKQGFEMLVNNFSAGILAVILACFGSLAVAPLVSGLTTLMGLGAETIIGLGLLPLASIFIEPAKVMFLNNAINHGILTPISIEQVRETGKSIFYLLEANPGPGIGVLLAFMFFGKGASKASAYGAGVIHFFGGIHEIYFPYVLMKPLMFLAVIFGGMTGVFVFSAFDVGLVSPASPGSIIPIIGLAAPGDYFYVLLGVLAAAAVSFAIGSLILKFDRKGEEENLADATSKMEAMKGKKSGVSASLNGSSSENKTASYADVNKIVFACDAGMGSSAMGASIMRDRVKKAGLDTEVINTSISNIPDDADLVITHKDLTDRAKSKKSDAIHVSVDNFMNSPRYNEIIEELQNGSSETSVPAAVDGQKSKEDIQKIIFACDAGMGSSAMGASILKNKVKKAELDVSVSNTSISNIPADADVVVTHKDLTDRAKQKQPNAEHISVENFMNSPKYDELIDRLK from the coding sequence ATGATGGCAGAAAAAACCAGCATTCGTTCAAAGATTCAAAAGTTCGGTAGTAATCTTAGTAGCATGATTATGCCAAATATCGGTGCATTTATTGCATGGGGAATTATTACTGCAATTTTTGCAGGCGTAACTGCTTACTATGGTGAAGGTAGCTCGCCAGCTGAGTCCGTTTCGTTTCTAGAAGCAATGGTTAGCCCGATGATCACATATCTTCTTCCACTGTTAATCGCATTTACTGGTGGTCGAATTCTCCACGATTTCCGAGGTGGGGTTGTTGGTGCGACGGCGACAATGGGTGTCATTGCAGCAACAGATGTTCCAATGTTTATTGGTGCCATGATCATGGGTCCACTAGGTGGTTATTTAATTAAGAAAGTCGATCAAAAGTTAGACGGTAAGGTGAAACAAGGTTTTGAGATGTTAGTTAACAACTTCTCTGCTGGTATCCTAGCCGTTATCTTAGCTTGCTTTGGTTCATTAGCTGTTGCTCCACTTGTATCTGGATTAACAACTTTAATGGGTCTTGGAGCTGAAACCATTATTGGCTTGGGATTATTACCTTTAGCAAGTATTTTCATTGAGCCTGCAAAGGTTATGTTCCTAAACAATGCCATTAATCATGGGATTTTAACACCTATCTCGATTGAACAAGTAAGAGAAACCGGAAAATCAATTTTTTATCTTTTGGAAGCTAATCCAGGTCCTGGTATTGGTGTTTTACTTGCATTTATGTTCTTTGGTAAGGGAGCATCTAAAGCTTCAGCGTATGGTGCAGGTGTTATTCACTTCTTCGGTGGTATTCATGAAATTTACTTCCCGTATGTACTAATGAAACCACTAATGTTTCTTGCAGTTATCTTTGGTGGAATGACTGGTGTATTTGTTTTTAGCGCATTTGATGTTGGTCTAGTTAGCCCTGCATCTCCAGGAAGTATTATTCCTATTATTGGACTTGCAGCACCCGGTGATTACTTTTACGTCCTTCTAGGAGTGCTTGCAGCTGCAGCAGTATCTTTTGCAATAGGTTCATTAATCCTTAAGTTCGACCGCAAAGGTGAGGAAGAAAATCTTGCTGATGCAACAAGCAAAATGGAAGCAATGAAAGGCAAAAAGAGCGGTGTTTCTGCATCTCTTAATGGTTCAAGTTCTGAAAATAAAACAGCTTCATACGCAGACGTAAACAAAATTGTCTTTGCATGTGATGCTGGAATGGGATCAAGTGCGATGGGTGCATCAATCATGCGTGATCGTGTGAAGAAAGCAGGCCTTGATACTGAGGTTATCAACACATCTATTAGTAATATCCCTGATGATGCTGACCTTGTCATTACACACAAAGATTTAACCGATCGTGCAAAATCAAAAAAATCGGATGCTATTCATGTATCAGTAGATAACTTCATGAACAGCCCGCGTTATAATGAAATCATTGAAGAGCTTCAAAACGGTAGCAGCGAGACTTCTGTACCTGCAGCTGTTGATGGTCAGAAATCAAAAGAAGACATTCAGAAGATCATCTTTGCATGTGATGCTGGAATGGGATCAAGTGCAATGGGTGCATCAATTCTTAAAAACAAAGTGAAAAAAGCTGAGCTTGATGTGTCAGTATCGAATACATCTATTAGCAATATTCCGGCCGATGCGGATGTTGTTGTAACTCACAAGGACTTAACAGATCGTGCGAAACAAAAGCAACCTAATGCAGAGCACATTTCAGTTGAGAACTTCATGAACAGTCCGAAGTACGATGAACTCATTGATCGTTTAAAATAA
- a CDS encoding mannitol-1-phosphate 5-dehydrogenase — protein MKAVHFGAGNIGRGFIGALLSRAGYEVVFADVNEAVISELNNRGEYTVTIASEEGGQELVTGVRGLHSNQEEDALVHEIATADLITTAVGPTVLKFIAPTLAKGLKQRAADAKPVDVIACENAIRATSTLKEYTKDQVSESEWATIIQKTGFADAAVDRIVPNQKNEDILAVSVEPFFEWVVEKPSLKGDNAAIEGVTYVDDLIPFIERKLFTVNTGHALAAYFGYEKGLTTIKEAMEDQDVKHKVQAGLNETKLVLVQEYGFDKAEHEAYITKIIGRFENPYLSDDIVRVGRGPIRKLGFNDRLIKPARMLFDQGQVPSVLLEVIEAALHFDVADDTESQELQKLLKEKGKKETLIQVTGLEENHPLIQALI, from the coding sequence ATGAAAGCTGTACATTTTGGAGCAGGTAATATTGGGCGCGGATTTATTGGCGCCCTTTTAAGCCGTGCAGGTTACGAGGTAGTATTTGCAGATGTAAATGAAGCTGTGATATCTGAATTAAATAACCGTGGAGAATATACAGTTACAATTGCTAGTGAAGAAGGAGGACAGGAGCTTGTTACAGGTGTTCGTGGACTTCATAGTAATCAAGAAGAAGATGCCTTAGTACATGAGATTGCTACAGCTGATTTAATTACAACGGCTGTTGGTCCTACTGTTCTTAAATTCATTGCACCAACATTGGCGAAAGGGCTAAAGCAACGTGCAGCAGATGCTAAACCAGTCGATGTAATCGCTTGTGAAAATGCTATCCGTGCGACATCGACATTAAAGGAATATACAAAGGATCAGGTTTCTGAATCAGAGTGGGCAACCATCATTCAGAAAACCGGTTTTGCTGATGCCGCAGTTGATCGTATTGTTCCTAATCAAAAAAACGAAGATATTCTTGCTGTTTCCGTTGAACCATTTTTTGAGTGGGTAGTTGAAAAGCCATCATTAAAAGGTGACAATGCAGCGATTGAAGGCGTGACGTACGTAGATGATCTCATTCCTTTTATTGAACGTAAGCTGTTCACTGTTAATACGGGACATGCTTTAGCCGCGTATTTTGGTTATGAAAAAGGCTTAACAACGATTAAAGAAGCGATGGAAGATCAAGACGTGAAACATAAGGTTCAAGCAGGTTTAAATGAGACCAAACTCGTGCTTGTCCAAGAATATGGTTTTGACAAAGCTGAACATGAAGCCTACATCACAAAGATTATTGGACGTTTTGAGAATCCGTATCTTTCAGATGACATTGTGCGAGTTGGGCGAGGACCAATCCGTAAACTTGGCTTTAACGATCGCTTAATCAAACCGGCAAGAATGTTGTTTGATCAAGGTCAAGTCCCAAGCGTGCTTCTTGAAGTCATTGAAGCAGCCCTTCATTTTGACGTGGCTGATGATACTGAGAGCCAGGAGCTACAGAAGCTACTTAAAGAAAAAGGAAAAAAAGAAACGCTAATTCAAGTAACTGGATTAGAAGAGAACCACCCATTAATCCAAGCGCTTATATAA
- a CDS encoding NAD(P)/FAD-dependent oxidoreductase, translated as MSEQEDLFDITIIGGGPTGLFAAFYAGMRKAKVKIIESMPQLGGQLSALYPEKYIYDVAGFPKVKAQDLIEQLTIQAQQFNPEIVLEQAVSELTKQDDETFIITTDKETHYSKAVIITAGAGAFQPRRLQLEGAEAYEQTNLHYFIKDLSEFAGKRVVVLGGGDSALDWSLMLEPLAKEVTIVHRRDKFRAHEHSVQLLEESNVNIVTPYEITGLNGENGAITQVELSEVKGEGKKTIDVDALIVNYGFVSSLGPIKEWGLEIEKNSIVVNTKMETNIKGIYGAGDICTYDGKVKLIATGFGEAPTAVNNAKAYIDPKARVFPGHSTSLF; from the coding sequence ATGTCAGAGCAAGAAGATTTATTTGATATAACGATCATCGGGGGAGGGCCAACTGGCTTATTCGCTGCTTTTTATGCAGGCATGCGTAAAGCTAAGGTGAAAATTATTGAAAGTATGCCGCAGTTAGGTGGACAGCTTTCAGCCCTTTACCCTGAAAAATATATATATGATGTTGCAGGATTTCCTAAGGTGAAAGCTCAGGATCTTATTGAACAGTTAACCATTCAAGCGCAACAATTTAACCCTGAAATCGTACTTGAGCAGGCTGTTTCAGAATTAACGAAACAAGATGATGAAACATTTATAATTACAACAGATAAAGAAACTCATTATTCTAAAGCCGTTATCATTACAGCAGGAGCGGGTGCATTCCAACCTCGCCGTCTTCAACTAGAAGGTGCTGAAGCATATGAACAGACAAACCTACATTACTTTATAAAAGACTTAAGTGAATTTGCTGGAAAACGTGTGGTTGTATTAGGTGGAGGAGATTCGGCATTAGACTGGTCTCTAATGCTTGAACCACTAGCAAAAGAAGTAACAATCGTACACCGTCGTGATAAGTTCCGTGCGCATGAGCATAGTGTGCAGTTGCTTGAAGAATCCAATGTGAACATCGTTACTCCATATGAAATTACTGGCCTTAACGGAGAAAATGGTGCCATAACTCAAGTTGAGTTAAGTGAAGTGAAGGGTGAAGGCAAAAAAACAATTGATGTTGATGCCCTTATTGTTAATTACGGATTTGTTTCCTCGCTTGGCCCAATTAAAGAATGGGGTCTTGAGATTGAGAAGAATTCCATTGTGGTGAATACAAAAATGGAGACAAATATTAAAGGGATTTACGGTGCCGGCGACATTTGTACCTATGATGGAAAGGTAAAGCTGATTGCAACAGGATTTGGTGAAGCTCCAACGGCTGTTAACAATGCAAAAGCGTATATTGATCCAAAAGCACGGGTATTTCCAGGACACAGTACAAGCTTATTTTAA
- a CDS encoding aspartyl-phosphate phosphatase Spo0E family protein has product MCSYCTTESFEEQIEHTRQKMVDAAGEFGLNHPQVLYFSQELDRLHTCLLAKLARKRQVG; this is encoded by the coding sequence ATGTGTAGCTACTGTACAACTGAATCGTTTGAAGAACAGATTGAACATACTAGACAAAAAATGGTTGACGCAGCTGGTGAATTTGGTTTGAATCATCCTCAGGTCCTCTACTTTAGCCAGGAATTAGACAGGCTTCATACTTGTTTACTTGCTAAGTTGGCTAGAAAAAGGCAGGTTGGTTGA